A window from Chelmon rostratus isolate fCheRos1 chromosome 13, fCheRos1.pri, whole genome shotgun sequence encodes these proteins:
- the dcaf17 gene encoding DDB1- and CUL4-associated factor 17 isoform X1, whose amino-acid sequence MAPCWRKTTVNATELLSRRSRGITDAGTIVRHNMKVLRALLLKDNRDFIKVWSKTSKSTIMYENGKIYFENYQICYSCVHSEPCVLYKLPKRSKLEKFEDALLCQSPLDKTLASPSDHKPSLLALTANNWLCRLSAETGEELQRVYLSSNHKFRYLGWDVSQEMFYVKSVQNKETSLARQAGITQNTVMHLAFFHVFPLQVVGILEINKKVFGNGVTDVVLSQGVLVVSYNNKSVKLYSFEHIVQRYLTEKLMLGKQSSLLGGKTVGNVPFGIPVNIQITDCPPVLFEVSCSNNSIQIGGYPWHYIYTPPQKNHKGTHHICSLKDSTLATNGIQNMNCCSLESDGIFFHPDDSGRIIHVGPTVINVLKILSELNTGLPSKVVEDFSMATHRNNTPASQVTVTSSGRTVKKRFHQLDDDPDQEDLPLYSMPDTFRMVEYEDELDLLAVVVTNGEEGEGRAHIRLHDNQSGQLLRTVNLAEAWDETYRHELFFDKDTIVHIEQKNTNFCCHVYKLKAARK is encoded by the exons ATGGCGCCgtgctggagaaaaacaaccGTGAACGCCACTGAGCTGCTGAGCCGTAGGAGTAGAGGTATCACGGATGCTGGAACTATTGTTAGACACAATATGAAGGTCCTTAGAGCTCTCCTCCTCAAG GACAACAGGGATTTCATTAAAGTATGGAGCAAAACCTCAAAATCCACGATTATGTATGAGAATGGTAAAATCTACTTTGAAAATTACCAGATCTGCTACAGCTG tgttcaCTCAGAGCCTTGTGTTCTATACAAGTTGCCTAAGAGGTCTAAATTGGAGAAATTTGAGGATGCTTTGCTGTGTCAGAGCCCACTT GACAAAACATTAGCCTCCCCCTCTGATCATAAACCCAGCCTCTTGGCTCTGACAGCCAATAATTGGCTGTGCCGCCTTTCAGCTGAAACGggagaagagctgcagagagttTACCTCTCTTCAAACCACAAGTTCAG GTATCTTGGCTGGGATGTTTCTCAAgagatgttttatgttaaatctgttcaaaacaaagaaacatctTTAGCACGACAG gCAGGTATCACTCAGAATACAGTGATGCACCTGGCCTTCTTTCACGTTTTCCCCTTGCAAGTTGTGGGAATTTTGGAGATCAACAAAAAG GTATTTGGAAATGGTGTTACCGATGTTGTTCTGTCTCAAGGTGTCCTTGTGGTGTCTTACAACAACAAGTCAGTGAAGCTGTACAGCTTTGAGCACATTGTTCAAAGG tacCTGACAGAGAAGTTGATGCTTGGAAAGCAGAGTTCACTTCTTGGAGGCAAAACAGTGGGAAATGTCCCATTTGGTATTCCAGTAAATATCCAGATCACAG ATTGCCCTCCTGTGCTTTTCGAAGTGTCGTGCTCTAATAACAGTATCCAGATTGGAGGCTACCCATGGCACTACATCTACACACCgccacaaaaaaatcacaagggGACTCACCACATCTGTTCATTAAAGGACAGCACTCTG GCCACAAATGGAATACAAAACATGAACTGCTGCTCTTTAGAGAGTGATGGGATCTTCTTCCACCCTGATGACTCAGGAAGAATCATCCATGTTGGACCTACTGTCATAAA TGTCCTGAAAATCCTCAGTGAACTGAATACTGGTTTGCCATCAAAGGTAGTTGAGGATTTCTCTATGGCTACCCATCGAAACAACACC CCTGCCTCACAAGTCACTGTCACCTCATCAGGCCGCACAGTGAAGAAAAGATTTCATCAGCTGGACGATGACCCAGATCAAGAG GACCTGCCATTGTATTCCATGCCTGAT ACTTTCCGTATGGTGGAATATGAGGATGAGCTGGACCTTTTGGCAGTAGTGGTAACTAAcggtgaggagggagaaggacGAGCCCACATCCGGCTGCATGACAACCAGAGCGGGCAGTTACTACGGACAGTTAATCTGGCTGAAGCTTGGGATGAG ACTTATCGACATGAGTTGTTTTTTGACAAAGACACAATTGTTCATATTGAACAAAAGAACACCAACTTCTGCTGCCATGTTTACAAACTCAAGGCTGCCAGAAAATAA
- the mettl8 gene encoding mRNA N(3)-methylcytidine methyltransferase METTL8, translated as MHKLQSSSAAKLAKIFIRLSSRSKSTGGRPSAPLGSRFLTNPDDIFKHNMWDHVQWTEEDKENAQQKAEENSCVKIPLKEQGKFDTEACQYWDKFYGMHQNKFFKDRKWLFLEFPELLPSGAKSQATNTCLGDQQAAYPPPTGSSTDTETKHQPPSPSHHHRSTDTSDHQEPRLEKDEAATQTPTFPGQHASFKILEVGCGVGNSVFPIVNSIKETNAFLYCCDFSPCAIQLVKDHPDYDDSVCHAFVHDICEEMASFPFPPHSLDVILTVFVLSSIHPDRIQGVVNRLSTYLKHGGIFLFRDYGRYDFSQLRFKKGRCLSENFYTRGDGTCVYFFTKEEVHGLFSNAGLEEVQNLEDRRLQVNRGKKVAMHRVWMQSKYRKLHPPSPS; from the exons ATGCATAAACTGCAgagctcctctgcagccaaGTTGGCTAAAATTTTCATCAGACTGTCCTCAAGATCAAAGAGCACAGGAGGAAGACCTTCAGCTCCACTGGGTTCAAGATTTCTGACCAATCCTGATGACAtctttaaacacaacatgtg GGATCATGTACAATGGACAGAAGAGGataaagaaaatgcacagcAAAAGGCAGAAGAAAATTCCTGTGTAAAAATTCCTTTAAAGGAACAAG GTAAATTTGACACAGAGGCTTGCCAATACTGGGACAAGTTTTATGGGATGCACCAGAATAAGTTCTTTAAAGATCGCAAGTGGCTGTTTTTAGAATTCCCAGAGCTGCTTCCTTCAGGTGCAAAAAGCCAAGCTACAAACACGTGTCTGGGGGATCAACAGGCGGCATACCCACCACCTACTGGatccagcacagacacagaaaccaAGCACCagccaccatcaccatcacacCATCACAGAAGTACAGACACCTCCGATCATCAGGAACCTAGACTAGAAAAAGATGAAGCTGCCACACAGACTCCTACTTTCCCAGGCCAGCATGCATCTTTCAAGATCTTGGAG GTGGGATGTGGAGTGGGTAACAGTGTATTTCCCATCGTTAATTCTATAAA AGAAACGAATGCCTTTTTATACTGCTGTGACTTCTCTCCATGTGCCATTCAGCTGGTTAAG GACCACCCAGACTACGATGACTCAGTGTGTCATGCCTTTGTCCATGACATTTGTGAGGAGATGGCCTCATTTCCCTTCCCTCCTCACAGCCTGGATGTTATTCTGACAGTCTTTGTGCTCTCCTCTATTCATCCAGACCG AATTCAAGGAGTTGTGAACCGACTATCTACATACCTGAAACATGGAGGGATTTTTCTCTTCCGGGATTATGGGAGATATGACTTCTCACAACTCAGGTTTAAGAAGG GACGGTGCTTATCAGAGAATTTCTACACACGTGGAGATGGAACCTGTGTGTACTTTTTCACTAAAG AAGAGGTTCATGGTTTATTTTCCAATGCTGGACTGGAGGAAGTTCAGAATCTGGAGGACAGACGACTCCAAGtgaacagaggaaagaaagttGCAATGCACCGGGTTTGGATGCAGAGCAAGTATAGGAAATTACATCCACCTTCACCATCTTGA
- the LOC121615922 gene encoding dynein, cytoplasmic 1, intermediate chain 2a isoform X1 produces MSDKSELKAELERKKQRLAQIREEKKRKEEERKKKEADQLKDAVLHQDDSDLEKKRRETEALLQSMGITSDIPVVPPPMSPTTKSGGTPSDAGSQDSDGAVGPRRGTAKLGMAKITQVDFPPRETVSYTKETQTPVMTQQKEEEEEEEEIAPPQPVSETQTEKPDQKEEEEAPPHELTEEEKLQILHSEEFANFFDHSTRIIERALSEHVDLFFDYSGRDLEEKEGEIQAGAKLSLNRQFMDERWSKHRVVTCLDWSPQYPELLVASYNNNEDAPHEPDGVALVWNMKYRKATPEYVFHCQSAVMSAAFSKFHPNVVVGGTYSGQIVLWDNRSNKRTPVQRTPLSAAAHTHPVYCVNVVGTQNANNLISISTDGKMCSWSLDMLSQPQDSMELVFKQSKAVAVTSMSFPLGDVNNFVVGSEDGSVYMSCRHGSKAGISEMFDGHHGPITAINCHTAPGPLDFSHLFVTSSFDWTVKLWSTKNNKPLYSFEDNSDYVYDVMWSPTHPALFACVDGVGHLDLWNLNNDTEVPTASSTVEGNPALNRVRWAHSGREIAVGDSDGRVCVYEVGEQIAVPRNDEWTRFVRTLAEINENRDDAEELAAQRLAA; encoded by the exons ATGTCTGACAAAAGTGAGCTGAAAGCAGAGCTTGAAAGGAAGAAGCAGCGCTTGGCACAaatcagagaggagaagaaaaggaaggaagaggagcgCAAGAAGAAAGAG GCGGACCAGTTGAAAGATGCTGTACTTCACCAGGATGACTCTGacctggagaaaaaaagacgTGAGACTGAGGCTCTGCTACAGAGTATGGGCATAACCTCAGATATTCCTGTTG TCCCTCCTCCCATGTCTCCTACTACCAAATCCGGGGGCACACCAAGTGATGCAGGGAGCCAAGACTCTGATGGAGCCGTGGGACccag GCGTGGAACTGCAAAACTGGGAATGGCCAAAATCACACAGGTGGACTTCCCTCCACGTGAAACTGTGTCCTACACGAAAGAGACGCAGACACCAGTCATGACTCAACAAAAAGAAG aggaagaagaagaggaagaaattgctccacctcaaccagtAAGCGAGACTCAGACTGAGAAACCGGaccagaaagaggaggaggaag CCCCCCCACACgagctgacagaggaggaaaaactcCAGATCCTGCACTCTGAGGAGTTTGCAAATTTCTTTGACCACAGCACTCGCATTATTGAGCGGGCACTATCAGAGCACGTGGACCTCTTCTTTGACTACAGTGGCCGTGacctggaggagaaggaggg TGAAATCCAGGCCGGAGCAAAGCTCTCTCTCAACAGGCAGTTCATGGACGAGCGCTGGTCGAAGCATCGTGTCGTCACCTGCCTGGACTGGTCCCcccag TATCCTGAACTCCTGGTTGCCTCATACAACAACAACGAGGACGCTCCTCACGAGCCAGACGGCGTGGCCTTAGTGTGGAACATGAAGTACAGGAAGGCGACACCGGAGTACGTCTTCCACTGTCAG TCCGCTGTTATGTCGGCTGCATTCTCCAAGTTCCACCCCAACGTTGTGGTGGGGGGCACATACTCGGGGCAGATTGTCCTGTGGGacaacaggagcaacaagagGACCCCTGTGCAGAGGACTCccctgtcagcagcagcacatacG CACCCAGtttactgtgtgaatgtggtCGGCACCCAGAACGCCAACAACCTGATTAGCATCTCCACTGATGGCAAGATGTGCTCCTGGAGTCTGGACATGCTCTCTCAGCCACAG GACAGCATGGAGCTGGTGTTCAAGCAGTCCAAAGCTGTAGCTGTCACCTCCATGTCTTTCCCTCTCGGAGATGTCAACAATTTCGTGGTGGGCAGCGAAGACGGCTCCGTCTACATGTCATGTCGTCATGGAAG CAAAGCAGGCATCAGCGAGATGTTTGACGGCCACCATGGGCCCATCACAGCCATCAACTGCCACACGGCTCCGGGGCCCCTGGACTTCTCCCACCTGTTTGTTACATCCTCTTTCGACTGGACTGTTAAGCTGTGGAGCACCAAG AACAACAAGCCGCTCTACTCATTTGAAGATAACTCGGATTACGTGTACGATGTCATGTGGTCCCCGACTCaccctgctctgtttgcttgtGTGGACGGAGTGGGCCATCTCGATCTGTGGAACCTCAACAACGACACCGAG GTTCCCACTGCCAGCAGCACAGTAGAGGGTAACCCAGCCCTCAACAGGGTCAGATGGGCTCACTCTGGCAGAGAAATTGCTGTGGGAGACTCCGATGGAcgagtttgtgtgtatgaagtTGGAGAG CAAATTGCGGTTCCACGAAACGACGAGTGGACCCGTTTCGTTCGCACTCTGGCAGAGATCAACGAGAACAGGGACGACGCAGAGGAGCTGGCAGCTCAGCGCCTGGCTGCCTGA
- the LOC121615922 gene encoding dynein, cytoplasmic 1, intermediate chain 2a isoform X2 yields the protein MAKITQVDFPPRETVSYTKETQTPVMTQQKEEEEEEEEIAPPQPVSETQTEKPDQKEEEEAPPHELTEEEKLQILHSEEFANFFDHSTRIIERALSEHVDLFFDYSGRDLEEKEGEIQAGAKLSLNRQFMDERWSKHRVVTCLDWSPQYPELLVASYNNNEDAPHEPDGVALVWNMKYRKATPEYVFHCQSAVMSAAFSKFHPNVVVGGTYSGQIVLWDNRSNKRTPVQRTPLSAAAHTHPVYCVNVVGTQNANNLISISTDGKMCSWSLDMLSQPQDSMELVFKQSKAVAVTSMSFPLGDVNNFVVGSEDGSVYMSCRHGSKAGISEMFDGHHGPITAINCHTAPGPLDFSHLFVTSSFDWTVKLWSTKNNKPLYSFEDNSDYVYDVMWSPTHPALFACVDGVGHLDLWNLNNDTEVPTASSTVEGNPALNRVRWAHSGREIAVGDSDGRVCVYEVGEQIAVPRNDEWTRFVRTLAEINENRDDAEELAAQRLAA from the exons ATGGCCAAAATCACACAGGTGGACTTCCCTCCACGTGAAACTGTGTCCTACACGAAAGAGACGCAGACACCAGTCATGACTCAACAAAAAGAAG aggaagaagaagaggaagaaattgctccacctcaaccagtAAGCGAGACTCAGACTGAGAAACCGGaccagaaagaggaggaggaag CCCCCCCACACgagctgacagaggaggaaaaactcCAGATCCTGCACTCTGAGGAGTTTGCAAATTTCTTTGACCACAGCACTCGCATTATTGAGCGGGCACTATCAGAGCACGTGGACCTCTTCTTTGACTACAGTGGCCGTGacctggaggagaaggaggg TGAAATCCAGGCCGGAGCAAAGCTCTCTCTCAACAGGCAGTTCATGGACGAGCGCTGGTCGAAGCATCGTGTCGTCACCTGCCTGGACTGGTCCCcccag TATCCTGAACTCCTGGTTGCCTCATACAACAACAACGAGGACGCTCCTCACGAGCCAGACGGCGTGGCCTTAGTGTGGAACATGAAGTACAGGAAGGCGACACCGGAGTACGTCTTCCACTGTCAG TCCGCTGTTATGTCGGCTGCATTCTCCAAGTTCCACCCCAACGTTGTGGTGGGGGGCACATACTCGGGGCAGATTGTCCTGTGGGacaacaggagcaacaagagGACCCCTGTGCAGAGGACTCccctgtcagcagcagcacatacG CACCCAGtttactgtgtgaatgtggtCGGCACCCAGAACGCCAACAACCTGATTAGCATCTCCACTGATGGCAAGATGTGCTCCTGGAGTCTGGACATGCTCTCTCAGCCACAG GACAGCATGGAGCTGGTGTTCAAGCAGTCCAAAGCTGTAGCTGTCACCTCCATGTCTTTCCCTCTCGGAGATGTCAACAATTTCGTGGTGGGCAGCGAAGACGGCTCCGTCTACATGTCATGTCGTCATGGAAG CAAAGCAGGCATCAGCGAGATGTTTGACGGCCACCATGGGCCCATCACAGCCATCAACTGCCACACGGCTCCGGGGCCCCTGGACTTCTCCCACCTGTTTGTTACATCCTCTTTCGACTGGACTGTTAAGCTGTGGAGCACCAAG AACAACAAGCCGCTCTACTCATTTGAAGATAACTCGGATTACGTGTACGATGTCATGTGGTCCCCGACTCaccctgctctgtttgcttgtGTGGACGGAGTGGGCCATCTCGATCTGTGGAACCTCAACAACGACACCGAG GTTCCCACTGCCAGCAGCACAGTAGAGGGTAACCCAGCCCTCAACAGGGTCAGATGGGCTCACTCTGGCAGAGAAATTGCTGTGGGAGACTCCGATGGAcgagtttgtgtgtatgaagtTGGAGAG CAAATTGCGGTTCCACGAAACGACGAGTGGACCCGTTTCGTTCGCACTCTGGCAGAGATCAACGAGAACAGGGACGACGCAGAGGAGCTGGCAGCTCAGCGCCTGGCTGCCTGA
- the dcaf17 gene encoding DDB1- and CUL4-associated factor 17 isoform X2 produces the protein MAPCWRKTTVNATELLSRRSRGITDAGTIVRHNMKVLRALLLKDNRDFIKVWSKTSKSTIMYENGKIYFENYQICYSCVHSEPCVLYKLPKRSKLEKFEDALLCQSPLDKTLASPSDHKPSLLALTANNWLCRLSAETGEELQRVYLSSNHKFRYLGWDVSQEMFYVKSVQNKETSLARQAGITQNTVMHLAFFHVFPLQVVGILEINKKVFGNGVTDVVLSQGVLVVSYNNKSVKLYSFEHIVQRYLTEKLMLGKQSSLLGGKTVGNVPFGIPVNIQITDCPPVLFEVSCSNNSIQIGGYPWHYIYTPPQKNHKGTHHICSLKDSTLATNGIQNMNCCSLESDGIFFHPDDSGRIIHVGPTVINVLKILSELNTGLPSKVVEDFSMATHRNNTPASQVTVTSSGRTVKKRFHQLDDDPDQETFRMVEYEDELDLLAVVVTNGEEGEGRAHIRLHDNQSGQLLRTVNLAEAWDETYRHELFFDKDTIVHIEQKNTNFCCHVYKLKAARK, from the exons ATGGCGCCgtgctggagaaaaacaaccGTGAACGCCACTGAGCTGCTGAGCCGTAGGAGTAGAGGTATCACGGATGCTGGAACTATTGTTAGACACAATATGAAGGTCCTTAGAGCTCTCCTCCTCAAG GACAACAGGGATTTCATTAAAGTATGGAGCAAAACCTCAAAATCCACGATTATGTATGAGAATGGTAAAATCTACTTTGAAAATTACCAGATCTGCTACAGCTG tgttcaCTCAGAGCCTTGTGTTCTATACAAGTTGCCTAAGAGGTCTAAATTGGAGAAATTTGAGGATGCTTTGCTGTGTCAGAGCCCACTT GACAAAACATTAGCCTCCCCCTCTGATCATAAACCCAGCCTCTTGGCTCTGACAGCCAATAATTGGCTGTGCCGCCTTTCAGCTGAAACGggagaagagctgcagagagttTACCTCTCTTCAAACCACAAGTTCAG GTATCTTGGCTGGGATGTTTCTCAAgagatgttttatgttaaatctgttcaaaacaaagaaacatctTTAGCACGACAG gCAGGTATCACTCAGAATACAGTGATGCACCTGGCCTTCTTTCACGTTTTCCCCTTGCAAGTTGTGGGAATTTTGGAGATCAACAAAAAG GTATTTGGAAATGGTGTTACCGATGTTGTTCTGTCTCAAGGTGTCCTTGTGGTGTCTTACAACAACAAGTCAGTGAAGCTGTACAGCTTTGAGCACATTGTTCAAAGG tacCTGACAGAGAAGTTGATGCTTGGAAAGCAGAGTTCACTTCTTGGAGGCAAAACAGTGGGAAATGTCCCATTTGGTATTCCAGTAAATATCCAGATCACAG ATTGCCCTCCTGTGCTTTTCGAAGTGTCGTGCTCTAATAACAGTATCCAGATTGGAGGCTACCCATGGCACTACATCTACACACCgccacaaaaaaatcacaagggGACTCACCACATCTGTTCATTAAAGGACAGCACTCTG GCCACAAATGGAATACAAAACATGAACTGCTGCTCTTTAGAGAGTGATGGGATCTTCTTCCACCCTGATGACTCAGGAAGAATCATCCATGTTGGACCTACTGTCATAAA TGTCCTGAAAATCCTCAGTGAACTGAATACTGGTTTGCCATCAAAGGTAGTTGAGGATTTCTCTATGGCTACCCATCGAAACAACACC CCTGCCTCACAAGTCACTGTCACCTCATCAGGCCGCACAGTGAAGAAAAGATTTCATCAGCTGGACGATGACCCAGATCAAGAG ACTTTCCGTATGGTGGAATATGAGGATGAGCTGGACCTTTTGGCAGTAGTGGTAACTAAcggtgaggagggagaaggacGAGCCCACATCCGGCTGCATGACAACCAGAGCGGGCAGTTACTACGGACAGTTAATCTGGCTGAAGCTTGGGATGAG ACTTATCGACATGAGTTGTTTTTTGACAAAGACACAATTGTTCATATTGAACAAAAGAACACCAACTTCTGCTGCCATGTTTACAAACTCAAGGCTGCCAGAAAATAA
- the LOC121616515 gene encoding plasma membrane ascorbate-dependent reductase CYBRD1, producing the protein MQTAAPGKSRRLAAATLMAMENLKRFLVALCAAAAAGVASIIFVLIWVLLYKEGLAWDGGLAEFNWHPVLIVIGFIFLQGMAIIVYRLPWTWQCSKLIMKFIHAGLNLLAFILAVIAMVAVFDFHNNAKIPNMYSLHSWLGLIAVILYCLQLVLGVGMYLIPITPVSWRAAFMPLHVYGGLLLFTSVIAVALMGITEKLIFGLSNPKYKDSPPEAVFVNILGVLLVVFGALILWIATRTSWKRPSDQILHTRHTNGGGEDNTKVGPVLCQLSDGTDAEACGDVRRRSAKLDDQAN; encoded by the exons ATGCAAACAGCTGCTCCGGGCAAGTCGCGCCGTCTCGCCGCTGCAACGCTGATGGCGATGGAGAATCTGAAACGGTTCCTGGTCGCACTGtgcgccgccgccgccgccgggGTGGCCTCCATAATATTCGTGCTAATATGGGTTCTCCTGTATAAAGAAGGTTTAGCCTGGGATGGAGGACTGGCCGAGTTCAACTGGCATCCTGTCTTAATAGTCATCGGGTTTATTTTCTTGCAGGGAATGG CCATCATCGTCTACAGACTCCCCTGGACCTGGCAGTGCAGCAAACTAATAATGAAGTTCATCCATGCAGGCTTGAACTTACTCGCCTTCATTCTTGCCGTTATAGCTATGGTGGCAGTTTTTGACTTCCACAATAATGCCAAAATCCCCAACATGTACAGTCTGCACAGCTGGCTGGGCCTGATAGCAGTTATACTGTACTGTCTACAG CTTGTCCTCGGGGTTGGCATGTATTTGATACCAATTACACCAGTATCCTGGAGAGCAGCGTTTATGCCCCTCCATGTCTACGGCGGTCTTTTACTCTTTACCAGTGTCATAGCTGTGGCACTCATGGGCATCACAGAGAAACTCATTTTTGGCCT GAGCAACCCGAAGTACAAGGACTCTCCCCCAGAGGCAGTTTTTGTCAACATTCTGGGAGTCCTCCTAGTGGTTTTTGGAGCTCTTATCCTCTGGATTGCCACTCGAACGTCTTGGAAACGCCCCAGTGACCAGATCTTGCATACCCGGCATACCAATGGGGGAGGTGAGGACAACACCAAAGTCGGTCCGGTCCTGTGTCAGCTATCTGATGGAACTGATGCTGAGGCCTGTGGGGAtgtcaggaggaggagtgcCAAACTCGATGATCAGGCTAACTGA